A genome region from Nitrospira sp. includes the following:
- a CDS encoding response regulator transcription factor codes for METTTPHKPMVLMVEDEEDTASLLKFLLERASYRVVHAKDGRSAQELVDTMEQPDIILLDVMLPFLSGLQVLTYIRSKAAWEKVPIVMLTADGSEHDIKRALESGANDYMLKPFNPRELTSRLKRFLGPSA; via the coding sequence ATGGAAACCACCACGCCCCATAAGCCTATGGTCCTGATGGTCGAAGACGAAGAAGATACGGCGAGCTTGCTGAAGTTTCTACTGGAGCGGGCAAGTTACCGCGTCGTCCACGCGAAGGACGGACGCAGCGCCCAGGAATTGGTCGACACGATGGAGCAGCCGGACATCATCTTGCTGGACGTGATGCTTCCGTTTCTGAGCGGACTGCAAGTCCTCACGTACATCCGCAGCAAGGCCGCATGGGAAAAGGTGCCGATCGTGATGTTGACCGCCGACGGCAGTGAACACGACATCAAACGAGCACTTGAGAGCGGGGCCAACGATTATATGCTCAAGCCGTTTAACCCTCGTGAGCTCACCAGTCGGCTGAAGCGTTTCCTGGGCCCATCGGCGTAG
- a CDS encoding HEAT repeat domain-containing protein gives MLALDHADAALKVGTLTALGIYSAVILLLLSILLLRVLRLAKERRRQAVTETWRPLLAQCVVEVPETVPPLKPRDHIVFLYLWNHCYESIQGEARAQLIELARRMDTDQVAKQLLHNRRLRRRLLAIVTLGHLQERSAWDELAVILESDNAFLSLVTAKALLNIDAQAAIPLLIPVISRRHDWSPLKVVAMFDAVDPGLAAETIAIAASQAHPQIAARLIRHLAATQSPQGLPPLRALLQRGTPPDDILAACLFLFGECSDPRDVATIRAHIFHPTWYVRLQAASALGKVGVEEDEALLIKLLDDEHWWVRYRAAEALSKLPWMTPEKLTELCSGLSTVESHEHMLPFMAQTNVGKTRPIPPSSQEPRAA, from the coding sequence GTGCTTGCCCTCGACCATGCTGATGCAGCACTCAAAGTGGGTACCCTGACCGCGCTCGGCATCTATTCCGCCGTCATCCTCCTCTTGCTGAGCATCCTGCTGCTACGCGTGCTTCGTCTCGCCAAAGAACGGCGCCGCCAGGCCGTCACCGAGACCTGGAGGCCACTGCTTGCTCAATGCGTTGTCGAAGTACCTGAGACGGTGCCGCCGCTGAAACCTCGCGACCATATTGTCTTTCTCTATCTGTGGAATCACTGTTATGAATCCATTCAAGGTGAGGCACGCGCGCAATTGATTGAGCTGGCCCGGCGGATGGACACCGACCAGGTCGCCAAGCAGCTCCTGCACAACAGGCGACTGCGCCGGCGGCTGCTGGCGATCGTCACCCTGGGCCATCTACAAGAACGATCCGCCTGGGACGAGCTGGCCGTCATCTTGGAGTCTGACAACGCGTTTCTCTCTCTCGTCACGGCCAAGGCCCTACTCAATATCGATGCGCAAGCGGCCATCCCCCTGCTGATTCCTGTGATCAGCCGACGGCACGACTGGTCCCCACTCAAAGTCGTTGCCATGTTCGACGCCGTAGACCCGGGTCTTGCCGCGGAAACCATTGCCATAGCCGCAAGTCAGGCCCATCCGCAAATCGCCGCCCGCTTGATACGCCACCTCGCCGCGACTCAGAGTCCACAGGGACTGCCCCCCCTCCGGGCACTCCTACAACGAGGCACGCCACCGGACGATATACTGGCCGCGTGCCTGTTTCTCTTCGGAGAATGTAGTGACCCGCGGGATGTCGCGACCATTCGTGCGCACATCTTTCATCCAACCTGGTATGTGCGTCTTCAAGCGGCCTCGGCGCTCGGCAAGGTCGGTGTCGAGGAAGATGAAGCGCTTCTGATCAAACTGCTGGATGACGAACACTGGTGGGTACGCTATCGGGCGGCTGAAGCCCTCTCCAAACTGCCCTGGATGACGCCGGAGAAACTGACGGAATTGTGTAGCGGCCTCTCGACGGTTGAGTCACACGAACATATGCTTCCCTTCATGGCCCAAACGAACGTGGGAAAAACCCGCCCGATCCCCCCCTCTTCCCAAGAACCCCGAGCCGCCTAA
- a CDS encoding tetratricopeptide repeat protein, whose protein sequence is MRDIRKQISRRRSVGNVFLVSLLATASLWAWSSTLSAQPADSSPRQVLERATALEVQQQYGEAVAAYRQYLVARPENDEVRAKVARLLSWQGHWDEAAALYRDVLTRHPLDHESRVGLARVLSWHKHLDEARQEYERILQEEPNHPEALTGLGDVLLWGGHPDQAMSYYERVVAATGDAEVAARLRTLKADSMAPTVAGPTTPSSVSSSDQVAAMERGRRLELMRQYTEAAVVYREELQRAPENDELRASLARTLSRQGAHAEATGLYREVLVRHPDDQDVRIALAQILAWQQEFAEARVLYGQVLQADPTQMEARRGLAEVAHWQGHRSEAVERYEALFAETHDPEIEAQLKALKIELLADAKPAHPAEAEATVAARDTDAHAISSAMERATRFEIAKQYREAETVYREVLQQHPDNDEVRSALARVLSWQGSHAEAATLYRDVLADHPEDQDIRLALAQVLSWQKQFDEAHGLYEEVLQADATRVEARRGLAEVAHWRGHRSEALNRYEALLAETHDPAIEQQLRAVKSELLVSPRAAVGQGLTGLRLPYRDYAKIGYSHYSYTKNQPDERDVLFEIAKPWGNQTVVLRVEPMNRFGFHDTPVSAELYSPLWQRAWGYIAAQGTINPNFSPNYSVVGEVAQGLGGLHASLAPIELSFGYRRLNYKQDDIDLLMPGLTIFLPFNLWLTEKVYFIPNTGAITLASQLTWRPTDRVQLFASGSFGTSGERIVAAQDFTRVGSRTIQAGATFPLTERFSAEVSGYYEDRGFLYVRRGGSLNLIYHW, encoded by the coding sequence ATGCGGGACATCAGAAAACAAATCAGTCGGCGCCGTTCCGTCGGGAACGTTTTCCTGGTGAGCCTGCTCGCCACGGCGTCCTTGTGGGCGTGGTCTTCCACGCTCTCCGCACAGCCTGCGGACTCGTCTCCGCGACAGGTGTTGGAGAGGGCCACGGCCTTGGAGGTCCAGCAGCAGTATGGGGAGGCTGTTGCGGCCTACCGTCAGTATCTCGTTGCACGACCGGAGAACGACGAGGTGCGCGCGAAGGTGGCCAGATTGCTTTCTTGGCAGGGACACTGGGATGAGGCTGCGGCCTTGTACCGCGACGTCTTGACCCGCCATCCCCTCGACCACGAGAGTCGGGTTGGCCTCGCTCGTGTGCTCTCTTGGCATAAGCACCTTGATGAGGCTCGCCAAGAGTATGAACGAATCCTCCAAGAAGAGCCGAACCATCCGGAGGCGTTGACCGGACTCGGCGATGTCTTGTTGTGGGGCGGCCATCCGGATCAGGCCATGTCGTATTATGAGCGCGTGGTGGCGGCAACCGGCGATGCAGAGGTGGCGGCGCGGCTGCGTACGTTGAAAGCGGACTCTATGGCACCGACTGTCGCAGGACCCACTACGCCGTCGTCTGTGTCCTCGTCGGATCAGGTCGCGGCGATGGAGCGGGGGCGGCGATTAGAATTGATGCGGCAGTACACGGAGGCCGCAGTGGTGTATCGCGAGGAGTTGCAACGGGCTCCGGAGAACGACGAGCTCCGCGCCTCCCTGGCGAGGACGTTGTCCAGGCAAGGCGCACATGCGGAAGCCACGGGGCTGTACCGAGAGGTGCTGGTTCGTCATCCGGACGATCAGGATGTTCGGATCGCCTTGGCGCAAATACTTGCTTGGCAACAGGAGTTTGCGGAAGCCCGGGTGTTGTATGGCCAGGTATTGCAGGCGGACCCGACGCAGATGGAGGCCCGGCGAGGGCTGGCGGAGGTGGCTCATTGGCAGGGTCATCGCTCGGAGGCGGTGGAACGTTACGAGGCACTCTTCGCCGAGACTCACGATCCCGAGATTGAAGCGCAGCTGAAAGCCCTGAAGATCGAATTACTGGCCGACGCGAAGCCGGCTCATCCGGCTGAAGCGGAGGCGACCGTTGCTGCGCGGGACACCGACGCGCACGCCATCAGCAGCGCAATGGAGCGGGCAACAAGGTTTGAGATCGCCAAACAGTATCGAGAGGCCGAGACGGTCTATCGCGAAGTGCTCCAGCAGCATCCAGACAACGACGAAGTGCGTAGCGCCTTGGCGCGAGTGCTCTCGTGGCAGGGATCCCATGCTGAAGCGGCGACGTTGTACAGGGACGTCTTGGCGGATCATCCTGAGGATCAGGATATTCGTCTCGCACTTGCGCAAGTGCTCTCCTGGCAGAAACAGTTCGACGAGGCTCATGGGCTGTATGAGGAGGTGCTGCAGGCTGACGCGACGCGTGTGGAGGCCCGGCGAGGGTTGGCGGAGGTGGCCCATTGGCGGGGACATCGTTCGGAAGCCCTGAACCGCTACGAGGCCTTACTTGCGGAGACCCACGATCCGGCCATTGAGCAACAACTGCGCGCCGTGAAGTCCGAACTGCTGGTGTCGCCCCGGGCGGCAGTGGGGCAAGGTCTGACCGGGTTGCGCCTTCCATATCGGGACTACGCCAAGATCGGGTACAGCCACTATTCCTATACGAAGAATCAACCGGACGAGCGTGATGTTCTGTTTGAGATCGCCAAACCCTGGGGCAACCAGACCGTGGTGCTTCGAGTGGAACCGATGAACCGGTTCGGGTTCCACGACACGCCGGTGTCTGCGGAGCTGTACAGTCCGCTGTGGCAGAGAGCCTGGGGCTACATTGCGGCGCAAGGGACGATCAATCCGAACTTCTCGCCCAACTATTCAGTGGTCGGCGAGGTGGCGCAAGGGCTGGGGGGATTGCATGCGTCGCTCGCGCCGATCGAACTGTCCTTCGGATATCGCCGCCTCAATTACAAACAGGATGATATCGATCTGTTGATGCCGGGCCTGACGATTTTCCTGCCGTTCAATCTATGGTTGACCGAGAAGGTCTATTTTATTCCGAACACCGGCGCCATCACCCTCGCTTCACAGCTCACCTGGCGACCGACTGATCGCGTGCAGTTGTTCGCGTCCGGCTCGTTTGGGACATCCGGGGAACGAATTGTGGCCGCACAAGATTTTACTCGAGTGGGGAGCCGCACCATTCAGGCCGGCGCGACGTTTCCTCTCACGGAACGCTTCTCGGCGGAAGTCTCCGGCTATTACGAGGACCGGGGATTCCTCTATGTCCGTCGCGGAGGCAGTCTCAATCTGATCTATCACTGGTAA